In the genome of Phocoena sinus isolate mPhoSin1 chromosome 15, mPhoSin1.pri, whole genome shotgun sequence, the window gtctggttttggtattagggtgatgctggcttcatagaatgagttaagaagtatttcctctgcttctattttctggaagagattatagaaaattggtatcatttcttccttaaatgtttagtagaattcatcAATGAACCCATCTCAGCCTGGtactgttttggaaggttattaattattgattcatttCCTCAATAGATACAGACCTATTCagattgtttctttcttcttgcgtgagttttggcagattgtgtctttcaaggaattggacCATTTCATCTACATTATCAAATTTGTGAACATAGAGTTGTTCGTAGTGTTCCtttgttatccttttaatgtccacgGGGTCTATAGTGATGTTCccgctttcatttctgatattggtaatttctatcttttctcttttttgttagcctggctagaggattatttattgggttggccaaaagtgcATTTGGGTTTTCCGtagcatcttacagaaaaacccaaacaaacttttggaCCAACCCagtattttattgatcttttcaaagaaccagctttagttttggtgatttttctctgttgatttcctgttttcaatttcgtTGAtatctgctctaatttttattatttgtttcttctgcttACCTGGGgtttcatttgctcttctttttctagtttcctgagaTGGAAActtagatgattgattttaggtcttttttcttttctaatatatgcctTTGATGCTACAACTTTCTTTCTAAGCACTGATTTCTCTGCAGCCAGAAAATTtttataagttgtattttcattttaatttagttcaaaatgttttctaatttctcttgaggtttcttctttgaattatgtgttatttagaagtgcacgttgtttaatctccaagtattttgtgattttccagctctctttctgttattgatttctagtttaatttcattttggtctGAGAGCAGACgttgtatgatttttattcttttaaatttgttaaggtgtgtgtcgtggcccagaatatggtctgtcttggtgaatgttccatgtgaacttgagaaaaatatatattttgctgttgtttggaTGAGGTAGTTGATATCCAGTTAATCAGTGATGCTGTTGAGTTCAACTGTGtctttactaattttctgtctgcaggatctttccatttctttttaatttttttttatatcgaagtatagttgattttcaatgttgtgttaatttctgatgtacagcaaagtggctcagttacacatatgtatacgttctttttcattatgggttatcccaggacattgaatatagttccctgtgctgtacagtcaGACCTTGTTGTCCATCAgtatctgtccatttctgagagaGGTATGCTGAGGTCTCCTCCCCTAATCATGGATTCATCTGCTTCCttgcagttctgtcagttttgcctcatgtattttgatgaTTGTTTTTAGGCACATACATGTTAAGGACTGTTATGTCTTCTCTACAGTTGACCCTTTGTCATTACGTGGAGGCCTTCTTTATCCCTGATTGTGTTCCTAGGTCTGCAGCTGCTCTGAGATTAATAgaactactccagctttcttttgattagtgttagtgtAGTatatctttctctgtcccttcatTTTTACTCTATATGTGTCTGTATATCTAAAGAGGGtttcttgtagactgcatatagttgggtcttgttttttgatacactctgacagtctctgttttttaattggggttTTTATACCATTGATGTTGAAAATGATAAttgatatacagttgacccttgaacaagtcgggtttgaactgcgtgggtccacttgCACGTGGATTTTTCTCCCGGTAAATACATTCTGCAGCACTACTCGTCCGCAGTTGCTTAAATCCGCGGGCGCAGAACCTTGCGATGCAGAACCTCTTGAATGCAGAGCCTGGAGGATGTGAGGGCTGACCATAaagttgtgcacaggctttcgACCGTGCACAGGGTGACAGCTGACACCCCTAGCTCCCaggttgttcaagggttaactgtagtTGGATTTCTGTTtcccatatttgttactgttttctgttcattgcctttgtgtttttatttcttattttctcttccactcTCCTTCTGACTTTGTAGTTTCAGCTGAACATTATGATTctatcttctctcctttcttcgcATATCagttatgcttattttaaaaactttttttagtggttgccctagagtttgcaatatacatttaaaaatatggagcATTTCATGAATTTGCACATCATCTTTGTGGTTCCAGTTCTAGTgtatgtgctgctgaagtgagCACTTAATTTTACACCGAGGGCCTTCCTAGCAGTTCTTCCCCTTTGGTTGGGTGTAATCGGCTTCAGCAGCAGACACTGACATGAAGCAGACGTGAACAGCCCCGAGTGCTGAGCGTCAGCCCGAGGGTCCCCGCTTCTTTGAGGGTAGAAAATCCTGTTTTTATCCCTGACTGGTGTCTGCTGTGCCCTGGATCCAGCCTCGGGGTCACAGCCATGCTGTCTGAGGCCCCCGTGGGGTTTATCGCTGCACGTGTTAAGACTTTTGTCCCCAGACACCACTTGCCTTCATCTTCAAAACTGCCGTTTCCTCTCTGGAGATAAAAAGCACAGACTGGCCGCCTCTGTTGTAGAAGGTTGTGAGAGCACAGTTTTTAGGCTAACCCAGTAATACCCTTATTCCCTCCTGTCTTTAAACAGATGTAATGTTCACTGGTACAGCAGATGGTCGAGTCGTAAAACTTGAAAACGGTGAAGTAGAGACCATCGCCCGGTTTGGCTCAGGCCCATGCAGTAAGTCAGTGACCCCTGGTGTGTGTCTCTTCCAGGCACCCAGGAGGGTGCCAGGAGGAGCTGTCTTCCCCAGAAGTCGGGTCCTTGGAGGAGGAGAGCCTGACGGCCCAGCTAGAGGCTGCCTGGGCTCCTCATTTGCCACCTGTGCTTGCAGTTTCCCATCCAGCTGTGGCCGTGGCCCTGCCGGGCCCCCACACCCCAGAGCTGCTGCAGGAGGTGCTGGGCTTTGTTCCTCACATGCTGGAGCGCGTTCCTGTTCTAGCCCCTCAGGAACCTCAGCCCTGCATCCAGAGTGAAATACCCTTAGGTCGCTCAGCTTTTAGAAACTCACTGTTTAAAAACTGGTAGCTCccagacttatttttttaagagctagaatgtttttctaaaaatgatgCATTTTTATGGTGAAATGCAAACAACgcagagaagaaagtaaaaatcacctCAGAGTCTTCTCAGATGTAACTGTTAACAATTTAATGAATAacttttcagatttctttctgtTCATGGATACTCACACCCACACATGGTTTTATGTGATGGAATCATACTCTACATTTGGGTATTTAACCTGCTTTTTCCCACTCCGTATTTTGCCTGTAAGTGCCTCTGCAGTAAGTGCCCTGCAGTATACACCTCGAGGAGCACACCCTGCGGTGAGCACCCTATAGTAAGCACTCTGCGGTAAGTGCCCTGCAGTGAGTGCCCGGCAATAAATAGGCTCTGCCACGGGTTTAAAAAGAGTATAGGTAGTAGAACAGGAGAGTGGATCTCAGCAGTAAACAGGAGCTTTCCCTTCATGACGGGAGGAGGGACGCCGCCATGTCCCTGGATGGGCGCAGCATTCAGGTCCAGCTGTTGGGCCTAAATGCGACTCCTGAGGTTCTGGGGGATTTGGGAGTGGGGCCTGTGTCTGCTGACGTCCCTGAGTGAACTGTTTGCGTCTCAGGATGCTGATGTGAACTTGATTCTTGAGTATCAGTTGCTGTGCTTATGTCCACATCCAGATTCTCGGGTGGTGCCTCTAGACATGCTGGACAATTGTCCTAAGCTCTAGGGGGCTGGAACATGGGGGGCCGAGTCTGTCTCTGAAGCCAtggtctgttttgttctctaCAGCATGATGCAGGTTTAGGACGGGGTGGAGGAGGTGTTTGGACACTGAGGGGCCACAAATCTTGGACCAGCCACTGATTCCTGTCTGTTTCCCTAGAAACCCGAGATGATGAGCCTGCTTGTGGGAGACCCCTGGGCATCCGGGCCGGGCCCAACGGGACCCTTTTTGTGGCTGATGCATACAAAGGGCTATTTGAAGTAAATCCCTGGAAACGTAAGTGACAGTGACTTGTTTCCTTCTGTGATGATTGCTGATCTTTTAAACAGTAtgtgcatttatttataaatggatTTAGTAGAATTTGTTCAGTACAGTCTACTGGAGACCCTGATGTTTTTCTTATTCACTGAATGGAACTGAAAATATTACCTGCAGATACCAGCCAGTATTCACACCGTGTGGCTCCTCACTTATGCCTGCTTCTGGCCcattccctcctttcccctgGCCTTTGTGTTTGAGCCACAGGATCTCAGAAGGACTCATGTTGAGGATGTTAGGCTCCTCTTCCTATCTTTACTTCTCTGTATTTCTCTGCATCTGgtcttgctgtttgttttctgcctctctgtcttttccttcctccagttccttctcctctttctctcccctgacTGAGCACGATGTCACCTCGATCAGTGCCACAGTATTGCTGTGTGTGCTTCAGCGGGAGGTTCATGCTGAGGGAGGAGTTGCCGTCGTGGGTGGCGCACCGGGCCCCTGGGAGGCCCCCGCTCTGCTGGGTGCTGGCTGTGTGAgagttactcagcctctctgtgcctgctTTCCTCACCCACGGGGCAGGGATGACGGGAGTGCCTGCCTTGCGCGATAGTTGTGGGGGGTTTAAATGGGATTATATGTGGGAAGTGCTGAGCGCTCCTTGAACGTTTGTGCTACAATCTAAAAAGATTTACTATGATTCctgccttttaaatttaaaagcagaTGAGGTGAACTTTCTGTATTTCTCTCAAGCAGACAAATAGAAAATTGCCTTTTTAGCCTAAGATTCTTACCAGATTTTTAAGTCAGTTGGTCTTGATAAAAGGAGTTCCTCCTCATCCTTAGAGGGAGGATTCTGCCTTTAGTGGAGCTGGTCTAAAACAATTCATCACctaatagaaagaaaggaaaacactgatTTTTACTGTAAGAAGGAATAAATCTTCTGTCAGGACACGGAGAAGCTCATTTAGTTTTTCCTTGTAAATCAGTTAGGCCGattgatattttgaaattattgagTTACACGTTCTTAGAATACAAGCAAgtctctccccttctttctttcttcccttctttccttttcttcctccccccgCCTTGCCTCAGGTGAAGTAAAACTGCTGTTGTCCTCCGAGACACCCATTGAGGGGAGGAAAATGTCCTTCGTGAATGATCTTACAGTCACTCGGGACGGGAGGAAGATTTATTTTACGGATTCTAGCAGCAAATGGCAAAGACGAGATTATCTGCTGCTGGTGATGGAGGGGACAGATGATGGTCGGTGAGTGTTCCTTCTGGATCTTCTCCTCAGGGAGGCTGTAGACAGGCAGGATGACTTCGCAGAGCTTATTACATCCAGGAATTGTTGGGGTGTTTCTGAGCATAGTACTCAGCTTTTAAGGGAGGATCTTACTGTCTCCTGGAAACAGGTGACGGACACAATGAAACAGCGAGATGTTCTcactttcttctttggagaaatgaaggTAGAATGGCCAGGCTGTCTGAGGGTGTGGTCTTGCAGCGGGGAGAGACCTCACAGGTGACCTCTGAAGGGGACTCCTGTGAGGCTGCAGCCACGGTGGCCCTCCCTGGTGCTGAACCAGTGCTCAGGTCAGCAAGAGAGCTGACTGTGGGCTTGTCTGGAGGAGGGTGCCTGAGGGCCTAGACCGGGAGCAGGGCTCTAGCCCAGCAGAGGCCCCCAGACACCCCGTGTGACCTCCGCTGTTGGCGCCCGCAGCCTGTTGGAGTACGATACCGAGACCAAGGAGGTGAAGGTTTTGCTGGACCACTTGCGGTTTCCCAACGGGGTACAGCTCTCGCCTGCGGAGGACTTTGTCCTGGTGGCGGAATTGACCATGGCGAGGATCAGGAGGTGCGTGAGCTGATGTCAAGTCCACCGAGCTGTGGGCCGGGCGGCTGTGAGGTGTCAGCTGCAGAGCCTGGGACGCAGCGGGTGCCTGTCCTGTGTGATGAGAGAGTcatcttccctctcccttcctcagccTTCTTGCGCGTCATGGGCTGGGAGAGTCTTGATGGAATGCTGGCTGCGATCCCGGCCCTTTTCCCTGCTGGTGGGCCTGGTCCGGCCCTGCTTCCCGCACCTGCTTCTTGCTGGGTGGGCCCAGGGCGCCGAGGGCTTCTTGGAGCAGACGTGCCATCGTTCGTGATGGACGGGTTTACAGTTGTATCCATTTGGTTATTGGGACCAAGACCAATTTGGTGCTTGGCTAAAATTTTTCCTTCAGTTGGGGGGCTGCCACTCATTGCCTGCTTGGGCGAATTTTTCAGGTTCTACGTGTCTGGCCTGATGAAGGGAGGGGCCGACCTGTTTGTGGAGAACTTGCCTGGATTCCCAGACAACATCCGAGCCAGCAGCTCCGGGGGTTACTGGGTCGGCATGTCGACCATTCGCTCCAATCCTGGGTTTTCCATGTTGGATTTCTTATCCGAGAGACCGTATcttaaaagaatgatttttaaggTAACTATGAGAACTATtgatttcaaaaaacaaaatgaaaatgcatctAATTATGGGTTTTTTGACCTTTATGGAAGCTCTGAAAATTCTAGTTCTGCTTATAGTATTTGGTGCTTTTAATGacttctttaaaacatattttattctttgccttGTAACGTAAATGTAAACATTTGAGCCCTCTGAgttttttctcttggtttccttgtctggGTATTTTTATCGTCACCCTCCCCGTCGTGACCTGTTGGGGCCTCTAGCCCTGCCTGTCCCTCTTGCTCTCCGCTCTCCCTGAGACCCCGTCCTCAGCAAACTCAGCTCTTCCTTGAGTGGTTGCAGgtgccccttcctcctgccccgcTTCCTCCTGCGTCCTCGGAGCCTCATCACCCCCTTCATGGGATTTCGCCCATGTCCTTAGTTTCAAATACTAACCTGTTTGAGACTTAAGGTCCTGGAAGGTGCTGGGCAGCAGTTGCTGAGTCTGTGCGGCACGTAGCCCTGTGTCTGGGCCCTGCCGAGGGCTGTGggcaccttctcagtgaggctggCCCATGGCCTTCAGTGTTGTTCCGAGTTCGGCAGGTCACTGTTCAGAAATGACGCATCGTCGGCTGCAGAGTTAATCTGTTCGCTGGGACCTGGAGGGGGCAGAATGGCAGTGTGCAAGGAGAAGGGTCTTGAGGAAGGCCTGACCAGCTGTGGGGCCCTGGGCAGGGGATGtggtctctctgcctcagtttctccatctgtcaaGTGGGAAGAATAATAGCACTTCACTAGGTGATGAAAAATTTAATGAGAATATGCAGATGATGCCCTTAGCTGAGTATAGTGAGTGCTTGAAGCTGGTACCCATCAGAGGATGTGCTCTGTCCGTGGTGATCGCATCTCTCCCCTGGTTGATAGGCTGCATCTCTGCACCATCAGAGCAGGTGCTTTTTCTGTTGAGTTCTCTCCGTTATCCTCAgcgcctagaacagtgtctgcaTCAGGAGCCAAGACCGTGTGTGAGAAAGGGCCAGCGGGGTGGGCGTGTTCCCGGACGTGGGCGTCCTGGGCAGGAGTGGCCCGGCGTCGTCATGTGGCTGGGAGATAGATGGTGGgtctggggcaggtgggaggtgggaggtgggagaggaccACAGGCCTTGCAGACTTGAAATGGAGGTTAGATTTTCTTCAGAATGTTGTTGAAGTCtttgaggattttctttttttagttttgagGCAACATCAGACCTAAAAAGTAGCAGGAAGGGAACAGAGGATGTCTTTCCCTCAGCTGTTTGCAGGCAGGTGGCTGACCTGTCGCCCCCGGATGCTCCAAGCGCTGTTCCTATAGCAGCGATGACCCCCTTGGGATAGGATGTCCTGCGGATACGGGTGACCCTCCGGTGCACAGACCCAGCTCAGGCTCGCCAGTGGCCCAGGGGTGTCCTTTGTAATGGGACTGTGCCCAGGATCGGGCTGGCTTAGTCGCCACCTGTCCTTGTCCCCTTCAGCCTGGAGTGGCTCCCAGACCTGACCTTCAGGATCCCCGGTCAGCTCTGCTGCAGAATGTCCCTGCCTCGGGCTGCCTGGTGTTTCTCACGGTCAGGTTCAGGCTGTGCCTCTCCGGTGCCCTCAGCGTGACCTGTCGGGAGGTGCGTGGTGTCCACTTGTCCCTGCAGTGCCCGTCACCTCATCCAGTGGTGGCTGCCGGGTTTCCACTGTGAAGTTACTCTTTAtcatttgtaattaataagtattttgtgggGATAGTTAGTAAGTGTCATTATGGTCTCGGGGTTGATGGTTTTATCAGTGATTATGATCTGTTAATCATCGTTGCTTACTTTGACGCTCACACTGTCCGGCtgtggccagtgggagccccttccATATGGCCCCTTGACCTTTGCATGTGTCCCAGTCGTTCTTGGAGTAGTTCCTGCTTCCTGGCCCCGCACATTGTTCAGGCGCCTCTTGTTCTTTCCCTGCCGGGCTCTGGGATCAGCCGTTTGTCAGGGAGCCCAGCTTCTCCTAGAGGGGACAGGTGCTAAGTGTGCTTACTGACGGGGGGTCGCTGCTCCCAGGCCCTCGTGACAGAGCTGGGGATGTATGCACACGTGTTCGTGCACAGACCCTCACACCTACATTTATGTGTCttcatctgtttctttaaattgaaaACCGTAAGTAAGGCTGTATCTCTGCTTCCGGTCCCATACCACAGGATTTATGCCAGTTTTCTTACCGTCTGTGTTTGTACTTCCCTTCTCTAAGGTGAGAAACCCGGGTCTCATGCTCCTTCATACCTAT includes:
- the APMAP gene encoding adipocyte plasma membrane-associated protein isoform X3, whose translation is MSEADGLRQRRPVRPQVVTDDARVPEAKGGSAFLCFVSGSSFSGRVFRATFLMLAVFLTVPLLGAMMLLDSPIDPQPLSFKEPPLLLGVLQPNTKLRQAERLFENQLVGPESIAHIGDVMFTGTADGRVVKLENGEVETIARFGSGPCKTRDDEPACGRPLGIRAGPNGTLFVADAYKGLFEVNPWKREVKLLLSSETPIEGRKMSFVNDLTVTRDGRKIYFTDSSSKWQRRDYLLLVMEGTDDGRLLEYDTETKEVKVLLDHLRFPNGVQLSPAEDFVLVAELTMARIRRFYVSGLMKGGADLFVENLPGFPDNIRASSSGGYWVGMSTIRSNPGFSMLDFLSERPYLKRMIFKLFSQETVMKFVPRYSLVLELSDSGAFRRSLHDPDGQVAAYVSEVHEHDGHLYLGSFRSPFLCRLRLQSA
- the APMAP gene encoding adipocyte plasma membrane-associated protein isoform X4, with translation MSEADGLRQRRPVRPQVVTDDARVPEAKGGSSFSGRVFRATFLMLAVFLTVPLLGAMMLLDSPIDPQPLSFKEPPLLLGVLQPNTKLRQAERLFENQLVGPESIAHIGDVMFTGTADGRVVKLENGEVETIARFGSGPCKTRDDEPACGRPLGIRAGPNGTLFVADAYKGLFEVNPWKREVKLLLSSETPIEGRKMSFVNDLTVTRDGRKIYFTDSSSKWQRRDYLLLVMEGTDDGRLLEYDTETKEVKVLLDHLRFPNGVQLSPAEDFVLVAELTMARIRRFYVSGLMKGGADLFVENLPGFPDNIRASSSGGYWVGMSTIRSNPGFSMLDFLSERPYLKRMIFKLFSQETVMKFVPRYSLVLELSDSGAFRRSLHDPDGQVAAYVSEVHEHDGHLYLGSFRSPFLCRLRLQSA
- the APMAP gene encoding adipocyte plasma membrane-associated protein isoform X1, which translates into the protein MSEADGLRQRRPVRPQVVTDDARVPEAKGGSSFSGRVFRATFLMLAVFLTVPLLGAMMLLDSPIDPQPLSFKEPPLLLGVLQPNTKLRQAERLFENQLVGPESIAHIGDVMFTGTADGRVVKLENGEVETIARFGSGPCKTRDDEPACGRPLGIRAGPNGTLFVADAYKGLFEVNPWKREVKLLLSSETPIEGRKMSFVNDLTVTRDGRKIYFTDSSSKWQRRDYLLLVMEGTDDGRLLEYDTETKEVKVLLDHLRFPNGVQLSPAEDFVLVAELTMARIRRFYVSGLMKGGADLFVENLPGFPDNIRASSSGGYWVGMSTIRSNPGFSMLDFLSERPYLKRMIFKLFSQETVMKFVPRYSLVLELSDSGAFRRSLHDPDGQVAAYVSEVCRRPPQWPLWLSSMPGCPWLYRPTGDGVLAESPQRGIIITAGWAVAPITFLCLIYFLTTQSKMFCKQASVCL
- the APMAP gene encoding adipocyte plasma membrane-associated protein isoform X6, with amino-acid sequence MSEADGLRQRRPVRPQVVTDDARVPEAKGGSSFSGRVFRATFLMLAVFLTVPLLGAMMLLDSPIDPQPLSFKEPPLLLGVLQPNTKLRQAERLFENQLVGPESIAHIGDVMFTGTADGRVVKLENGEVETIARFGSGPCKTRDDEPACGRPLGIRAGPNGTLFVADAYKGLFEVNPWKREVKLLLSSETPIEGRKMSFVNDLTVTRDGRKIYFTDSSSKWQRRDYLLLVMEGTDDGRLLEYDTETKEVKVLLDHLRFPNGVQLSPAEDFVLVAELTMARIRRFYVSGLMKGGADLFVENLPGFPDNIRASSSGGYWVGMSTIRSNPGFSMLDFLSERPYLKRMIFKDLCQFSYRLCLYFPSLSCSARRR
- the APMAP gene encoding adipocyte plasma membrane-associated protein isoform X2, whose product is MSEADGLRQRRPVRPQVVTDDARVPEAKGGSSFSGRVFRATFLMLAVFLTVPLLGAMMLLDSPIDPQPLSFKEPPLLLGVLQPNTKLRQAERLFENQLVGPESIAHIGDVMFTGTADGRVVKLENGEVETIARFGSGPCKTRDDEPACGRPLGIRAGPNGTLFVADAYKGLFEVNPWKREVKLLLSSETPIEGRKMSFVNDLTVTRDGRKIYFTDSSSKWQRRDYLLLVMEGTDDGRLLEYDTETKEVKVLLDHLRFPNGVQLSPAEDFVLVAELTMARIRRFYVSGLMKGGADLFVENLPGFPDNIRASSSGGYWVGMSTIRSNPGFSMLDFLSERPYLKRMIFKLFSQETVMKFVPRYSLVLELSDSGAFRRSLHDPDGQVCRRPPQWPLWLSSMPGCPWLYRPTGDGVLAESPQRGIIITAGWAVAPITFLCLIYFLTTQSKMFCKQASVCL
- the APMAP gene encoding adipocyte plasma membrane-associated protein isoform X5, whose protein sequence is MSEADGLRQRRPVRPQVVTDDARVPEAKGGSSFSGRVFRATFLMLAVFLTVPLLGAMMLLDSPIDPQPLSFKEPPLLLGVLQPNTKLRQAERLFENQLVGPESIAHIGDVMFTGTADGRVVKLENGEVETIARFGSGPCKTRDDEPACGRPLGIRAGPNGTLFVADAYKGLFEVNPWKLTRDGRKIYFTDSSSKWQRRDYLLLVMEGTDDGRLLEYDTETKEVKVLLDHLRFPNGVQLSPAEDFVLVAELTMARIRRFYVSGLMKGGADLFVENLPGFPDNIRASSSGGYWVGMSTIRSNPGFSMLDFLSERPYLKRMIFKLFSQETVMKFVPRYSLVLELSDSGAFRRSLHDPDGQVAAYVSEVHEHDGHLYLGSFRSPFLCRLRLQSA